A single window of Clostridia bacterium DNA harbors:
- a CDS encoding single-stranded DNA-binding protein (binds to single stranded DNA and may facilitate the binding and interaction of other proteins to DNA) codes for MVGNIIENNMVTISGKIISDVEFSHEV; via the coding sequence ATGGTCGGAAACATCATAGAGAACAACATGGTGACCATTTCCGGTAAGATTATCTCAGATGTAGAGTTTAGTCATGAAGTA